AATACATTTCCTTCTTGGTCGAATACTGCAAGCAAAAGAGCATCAACGCCATCATTTCACTGTTTGATATTGATCTTCCCGTTCTGTCTAAAAACCGCTCGGTTTTTGAAAAAGAAAACATCAAACTTGTCGTTTCCAACTACGAGGCGACCCTGATTTGCAACGACAAATGGGAAACATACAATTTCCTGAAAGGCATAGGCATAAACCAGACGCCATCATTTATTACAATTGCCGAAGCTAAGGCTGCGCTTTCCAATGGGGAAATATCTTATCCAATTTATCTCAAGCCACGTTGGGGCATGGGCTCCATCGGCATTTACAAAGCCGAGAACGATGCGGAGCTCGATGTGCTCTATAAAAAGCTCCATCGTGAAATCTTCGACACATACCTGAAATACGAATCTGCCGCAGACGCAGAAAAAAGCGTCATTATCCAGCAAGCCATAAAGGGACAAGAATACGGTATTGAGATTCTGAACGACCTAGACTGCAAATACGTTACCACTTTTGCCAAGAAAAAAATTGCCATGCGTTCAGGCGAAACAGACATTGCTGAAACTGTAGACATAAAAGAATTCGAAGATATCGCTAAGAACATTTCTGTTCATTTAAAACATATGGCACTCCTTGACGTAGACTGTTTCAAAAACAATGACGGGAAAATTTTCGTACTCGAAATGAATTGTCGCTTTGGCGGGCAGTATCCATTCACCCATGTTGCCGGCGTTGATGTCCCGCAGCAAATAATAAACTGGTTAAACGGAAAGGATACAAATTGGGATTTGCTTCACATCCAGACTGGTGTTTCCGCCTGTAAGGAAATTTTGCCCACGATCATCAACAAGAAACTCAATATTTAATATTATGCGAATAGTCCATATTAGCCTTGACGAAAAATTCATAGACTGCGCCATAGAG
The Fibrobacter sp. UWB5 DNA segment above includes these coding regions:
- a CDS encoding ATP-grasp domain-containing protein, yielding MNILLTSAGRRTYMVEYFKTALNGSGKVFASNSVLTHTLLQADEYVLTPNIYDDQYISFLVEYCKQKSINAIISLFDIDLPVLSKNRSVFEKENIKLVVSNYEATLICNDKWETYNFLKGIGINQTPSFITIAEAKAALSNGEISYPIYLKPRWGMGSIGIYKAENDAELDVLYKKLHREIFDTYLKYESAADAEKSVIIQQAIKGQEYGIEILNDLDCKYVTTFAKKKIAMRSGETDIAETVDIKEFEDIAKNISVHLKHMALLDVDCFKNNDGKIFVLEMNCRFGGQYPFTHVAGVDVPQQIINWLNGKDTNWDLLHIQTGVSACKEILPTIINKKLNI